From a single Lolium rigidum isolate FL_2022 chromosome 7, APGP_CSIRO_Lrig_0.1, whole genome shotgun sequence genomic region:
- the LOC124669797 gene encoding uncharacterized protein LOC124669797, protein MEYERIHKVQAGALSPTKLRMKLLGAQNRVRVISNSSARTSPSKSVEPSQAQNRLLVCDVLEEVSDSSGASKCPAAVGNTEALDKDPSVDSYKVQNMPKNSAHQPAPSSSSVIHPVRIVEEDSNECDSGLDNASTSSFEFHGGEKTGAQNPTAGYFSRQASSKWNDAEKWIVNKQTVQQNTTKGASQNQSAYQVNSAAPRGAIVPKHPNRGAFARPIQNMKRFNPASSASRSILERLSFASHQPKVVRHADICPVESSISATAEYQKGVTHTSSIAIQPCNEPEAISTVQSVSVRDVGTEMTPIPSQDPSRTGTPLGSMTPSRSPNCSIPSTPVGGRSTTSIGEDNADDGPYFNRKGGANEMSEDEIRLKARKEIAALGVQLGKMNIATWASKEELELVSATPTIADLERMKKEYAARAAAFEDAENSKHTARFKKEELKIEAWESRQRTNVEFEMRRLEERAEKMRSDAMAKMAEKLEMARRLAEEKRASANAKMNKQAARAVQKADQIRETGRIPRSHILCCGCFCEP, encoded by the exons ATGGAGTACGAGAGGATACACAAGGTCCAG GCAGGTGCCCTTTCTCCCACAAAGCTTAGGATGAAGCTCCTGGGAGCCCAAAATCGCGTGAGGGTCATCAGCAACAGCTCAGCGCGGACATCGCCTTCAAAGAGCGTTGAGCCATCACAGGCGCAGAACAGACTGTTAGTTTGTGATGTTCTTGAAGAAG TTTCGGACAGCTCTGGTGCCTCCAAATGCCCTGCAGCAGTTGGCAACACTGAAGCTTTAGATAAGGATCCATCAGTGGATAGCTACAAAGTTCAAAACATGCCCAAGAATTCAGCTCACCAACCTGCACCTAGCAGCTCAAGTGTGATACATCCGGTACGAATTGTCGAGGAAGACAGTAATGAGTGTGACAGCGGTCTTGACAATGCTAGTACCAGCAGCTTTGAGTTCCATGGGGGCGAGAAAACGGGGGCGCAGAATCCGACGGCGGGGTATTTCTCTAGACAGGCTTCCTCCAAGTGGAATGACGCGGAGAAATGGATCGTGAACAAGCAAACTGTTCAGCAGAACACCACCAAGGGCGCATCACAGAACCAGAGTGCGTACCAGGTGAATTCTGCTGCACCCAGGGGTGCCATTGTGCCCAAGCATCCAAACCGAGGCGCATTTGCTCGGCCCATTCAGAACATGAAAAGATTCAATCCGGCTTCGTCGGCTTCTCGAAGCATATTGGAGAGGCTGTCTTTTGCTTCACATCAGCCGAAGGTGGTCCGGCATGCAGATATCTGTCCAGTTGAAAGTTCTATTAGTGCCACTGCAGAATATCAGAAGGGAGTAACTCATACCAGCTCAATTGCAATTCAGCCCTGCAATGAACCAGAAG CTATTTCTACAGTTCAATCGGTGTCTGTGAGAGATGTGGGCACAGAAATGACCCCAATACCAAGTCAGGACCCTTCAAGAACCGGAACACCACTTGGGTCTATGACACCAAGTCGGAGCCCAAATTGTTCGATACCATCAACTCCAGTAGGAGGACGATCGACAAcatcaataggagaagacaatgcAGATGATGGTCCTTATTTCAACAGAAAAGGTGGCGCAAATGAAATGTCTGAGGATGAAATCAGGCTTAAGGCAAGGAAAGAAATTGCCGCTCTAGGTGTACAACTTGGAAAGATGAACATTGCAACATGGGCTAGCAAAGAGGAGCTAGAATTAGTCTCTGCAACACCGACTATTGCTGATCTCGAGCGGATGAAGAAGGAATATGCAGCTCGTGCGGCAGCATTCGAGGACGCAGAAAATTCTAAGCATACAGCTAG ATTCAAGAAGGAAGAGCTGAAGATCGAAGCATGGGAGAGCCGCCAAAGAACAAATGTTGAATTCGAAATGAGGAGACTAGAG GAACGTGCGGAGAAAATGAGAAGCGACGCGATGGCAAAGATGGCTGAAAAGCTCGAGATGGCACGCCGTCTGGCCGAAGAGAAGCGGGCCTCTGCCAACGCCAAGATGAACAAGCAAGCAGCGAGGGCGGTTCAAAAGGCCGATCAGATTCGCGAGACGGGACGAATCCCACGGTCGCATATCCTATGCTGCGGCTGTTTCTGTGAACCTTAG